Below is a genomic region from Methanococcus maripaludis.
TAATAAATTTTTTGAGAGAGTATGCGAGTATAATATGTGATTGCTATAATACTATAAAAAATTAACTGCATTTCAAAATAGGTTAAATAAGTATAATAGTTTGATTATTTTATTGAATCTTCAAATAAAAGCTTTAAAATCGCCATTCTTACAGGAACTCCATAAAATGACTGTTTAAAGTATCTTGCCTGTGGAATATTATCAACTTCAGAATCGATTTCATCAACCCTTGGAAGGGGGTGCATGATAACCACATTTTTGTTTCCAATATGCTCTTTTGAAAGACGATATATTCCTTTTACTTTGTAGTATTCGTTAACATCGACAAACCTTTCTTTCTGAATCCTCGTCATGTAAACAACATCAACATCGTCAATTTCAACGTCAGTCATTTCTGAAAGTTTTAGTTTTCCATCGATATCTTCAATTACTTCTCTTGGCATTTTAAGTTCATCAGGAGCAATTAATTTTATTTCCACACTTTTAAAGAGTGATAATGCCTGACACAACGAGTGAACGGTTCTTCCGTACTTTAAATCACCGATAAATGCGATTTTTAAATTTTCAATGTGTCCAACTTCTCTTTTAATCGTATACAAATCAAGAAGCGTCTGTGTCGGGTGCTGGTTTGATCCATCTCCAGCGTTTATAACCGGAACTTTTGAATTTTCACTCGAAAGTCGTGCAGCCCCTTCTGATGGGTGCCTTATTGCAATCAAATCGCTGTAACCACTGATTACTTTGATAGTATCTGCTAAAGATTCGCCCTTGGTTACAGAAGTATTTGAAATATCTGTAAAACCAATAACATTTCCGCCAAGTCGTTTCATTGCAGTTTCAAACGAAAGTCTTGTCCTGGTTGAGGGTTCATAAAAAAGAGTTGCGAGTATTCTTCCATTTAAAAAATCACAGTGACCGTTTTCATTTAAAATAGCTTCCATTTTTTCGGATTCGTTTAAAATATTCAGAATTTCTTCCCGACCGATGTCTCTCATCGAAATTAAATGCCTCATCAAACCACCGACATTTTTCATTAGTTATAAATTAAATATATATAAAATTATGGTGCAACATATATATGCAGACGAGGTGTATTAATGGAACCTGTTCAAATTATCGGGATTATTGTTGGCTTTATTGTTATTTTAAAAATTACAGTACAGGCTAAAAAAAGTGCGATTTCACCATTTACTGCACTAACCTGGATTTTCGGATGGATTT
It encodes:
- the pyrB gene encoding aspartate carbamoyltransferase encodes the protein MRHLISMRDIGREEILNILNESEKMEAILNENGHCDFLNGRILATLFYEPSTRTRLSFETAMKRLGGNVIGFTDISNTSVTKGESLADTIKVISGYSDLIAIRHPSEGAARLSSENSKVPVINAGDGSNQHPTQTLLDLYTIKREVGHIENLKIAFIGDLKYGRTVHSLCQALSLFKSVEIKLIAPDELKMPREVIEDIDGKLKLSEMTDVEIDDVDVVYMTRIQKERFVDVNEYYKVKGIYRLSKEHIGNKNVVIMHPLPRVDEIDSEVDNIPQARYFKQSFYGVPVRMAILKLLFEDSIK